The sequence below is a genomic window from Setaria italica strain Yugu1 chromosome IV, Setaria_italica_v2.0, whole genome shotgun sequence.
CAATGGATACGGTATATCAAGTGGCTTATGGTGTTTTTTTTGGGAACTTCAGTTATGTGCTTGATGGAGTACCGAGAATGAGGGAGAGACCCATTGGCGACTTGGTTGTCGGATTGAAACAGCTGGGTGCGGATGTTGATTGTTTCCTTGGCACTGACTGCCCACCTGTTCGTGTCAAGGGGATTGGAGGGCTACCTGGTGGCAAGGTTTGCTATCAGATCCCACATGCTAAATTCTTATATTGATGGTTGAACTCCTTTCTCGAATGTGTTTGCAAGGAAATCATATATAGATTTCAATTAACTTTACACCACAAATAACCTAAAATAGTCATCCCTAACCGGGTACATTTTAATTAAGCTCAATCAAGTCTTACCTGGTATTGCCTGTTCTCTAGTCTAACATTAGGTGAGATCATGAATTAGCTCTTACAAATGTGTTATGCTCAACAGGTTAAGCTATCTGGCTCCATCAGCAGTCAATACTTGAGTGCCTTGTTGATGGCTGCTCCTTTAGCTCTTGGGGACGTGGAGATTGAAATCATTGATAAACTAATCTCCATTCCCTACGTCGACATGACATTGAGATTGATGGAGCGTTTTGGCGTGAAAGCAGAGCATTCTGATAACTGGGACAGGTTCTATATCAAGGGAGGCCAAAAGTACAAGTAAGTTTTATAGGCTTTTCACTTCTTCGATGGTAAAGATTCTAGTTTCAGTATGTCAAACCAATCACTGATGTACCAACACATAAACTGGAGATATAATCAtcgcagaaaaaaaaactattgatATTAGCTCTGTAAATCATTTAATCATCTACTCATCTAGACCAGCCTATTGGAGTCATGAAAGCCAACTGGAATAACTAAGGAAAACTTAGTTGGTCGGTCTATATTATTGTCTGTTAGGATGCTTATTCATGTTTTTACCAAATACACTTAGTCTTGCATACTCAAATAGTTCAGACTTCATGAAAAGTTTTTCAGTGGGTCCCTAAACTAAACCTGCTTTTGCCCTGCAATTGACAGGTCCCCTAAGAATGCATATGTGGAAGGCGATGCCTCAAGTGCAAGCTATTTCTTGGCTGGTGCTGCAATTACCGGAGGGACTGTGACTGTTGAAGGGTGTGGCACCACCAGTTTGCAGTAAAACTTTGATATAAGGCTCACTGGATTCTTTTACCCTTTTTTGGTTTGGCATTAACCATGTACTTACTATATGCCATATCCAATTCGTCTGCCATTGCCAAACTGACATGCTTCAATGAGTGGAGATCTCTGACTAATATGCTCAAACAGTCATGCACTCTTGTTAATGGGCGCTTTATGTTGTTGCCATCTCTGACTAATATGCTCAATATTGCAGGGTGATGTGAAATTTGCTGAGGTACTGGAGAAGATGGGAGCGAAGGTTACATGGACTGAGACTAGTGTAACTGTTACCGGTCCACCACGGGAGCCATTTGGGAGGAAACACCTAAAAGCCATTGATGTCAACATGAACAAAATGCCTGATGTCGCCATGACCCTTGCTGTTGTTGCGCTCTTTGCTGACGGCCCAACCGCTATTAGAGATGGTAAGACATCATCAACCCTAACAGCATGCCTGTTCTACGCAGCAACATAACACATAAGACATCGCTTCTGCTGCTCTCTACTAAACTATTATTCTTCGACAGTGGCTTCCTGGAGAGTGAAGGAGACTGAGAGGATGGTTGCGATCCGGACTGAGCTCACTAAGGTAAACATTGTGCACAAGGTTTCTTCTCTTATCGCAGTCGGACCTCCTGTGCTTTTCTGCCGGAGGAAATATCTTCAGCTCTTCACCTGCTGTTTGCGTTTTGCCAGCTCGGAGCATCAGTTGAGGAAGGTCCGGACTACTGCATCATCACGCCACCGGAGAAGCTGAACGTGACGGCGATCGACACCTACGACGACCACAGGATGGCCATGGCCTTCTCCCTCGCCGCCTGCGCCGAGGTGCCCGTCACGATCAGGGACCCCGGGTGCACCCGCAAGACCTTCCCCGACTACTTCGATGTTCTGAGCACGTTCGTCAAGAACTGAGCGCGATGCTACGGTAACCAGGCCATGTTGAAGTGATGTTGCTAGGGATGTGATGAGgaagtacatttttttttctgtttgttttCTCTTTGATGAGCTAATTTTTGAGTTCGTAATATTAATCTGTAGCATTTTTCtacggaaaaaaaaatctcgagAGTGGATCATTGgaataaaaataaattgcatTTCAGTGGTTATCTATGCTTCCCGCTTTGTTCCTGGAGATGACGGTGTCGGTCATTCACCACATAGCACCGCTGGCCGGCGAAGTCAGCATACCGTCAAGGCGACAACCGCAGTGACATGGGGTTTATAAGCCGTGCCACCAGTGAACAAGGTGACCGACGGCATAGAATTACATCTCACGTAACTGACAGAGTAGAGACTGAACCTCATAGAAAAGATTGTTTTGTCCCTTCATCCAAACGTCCATTCTCGCAGTTACGTGTAACGTGTTTCTGCGTTATGTTTTCCTTATTCTAGCATTCCTTGCTGGCAACCGCGGTGACACGGCGTTGGAATGCAGCCTCTTCGCAACTCGTGTGTTGTTCAGCCGCACTAGTGACCGAGACGGTCGATGGCACAGAAACAAATTCGTAAGATTTTTATCCACAAATAGTTAACCAGGCGGATAGACAACAAACTCAGTTAACCATTAATCTATTAACATCTGATGAAACAGACAATTAATTCCATTCATCTGTTAAAACAGATTGGAAAGGAGGGCTCAATTCGATTCATCTGTTAAAACAGATTGGAAAAGGACTCAATTCGATTCATATGTTAAAACAGACTGGACAGGAGAGGCAGGGAAATATCGACAAGAACAGATTAATGATATCAAAACCCATTAGGAGCATCCATTAACCATCCCATTCATGCATAACATCCACTGAAACAGACTAGCATGCCGCAAAACCTCGATGGACTCAGCAAATCTGATGTGAACCTATTGATTAGGATAGAATTCCTCTGTTACACCGAGTTCTCATGCTAGAAAGTAGAAACTCAACATCCTGTTCAGTTGCATTTCAAATCCTCTGAAACGATAAGATGCTGGATACCACATTACGCTTCGCTGATCGTCACCTCAACCTCCACGCCTGGCTCGATGGTGATGGAGGTGATCTGCTTGACCACATCTGGTGTGCTGACGAGATCAATCACCCTCTTGTGAATCCTCATCTCAAAGCGATCCCAGGTGTTGGTGCCTGAAATAGATTCAGATAATTAATATTCATAACGAAAAATGAACACAGAACTGAAGATAAATTGCATGATCAACACAGGTTTCAACAAGGACCCCTGCGATAAAAACTTGAGATCCAATAAGAAATTCAGGGACAATGATAACGGATGAACTCATAAGAGGCTGGGCATCAGTTTTAAAAAGCTCAATTTTGAGACATCAAATGTATCAGAATTAAGATAGGTTATCAACACCTGCTCAGCACATCCACAATTGCACAACAAAATCATCAAACCCATGAAAATGGCACAACCCCTATGTCAAAAGCTTCAAAATAACAAATGTTTTCACAAAAATAAAATCTGAGTGCCATTCAACACAACAGAATGACAGACTAAAAAATAAATCCAAGAACTAAAAACTATTAGCATTTGGGCACACCTCATTGGACTACCTACAGAACATCCCAAAGACTACACTGGAAATAAGTTACAGCAATTGGCAAcaactgaaaagaaaaatgtttgACCAATAAAATAATAGAGCATTTGATGGGCCTTCCATCAGTTTTAAAAAGCTCGATTTTGTTAGTCCTCAAAGAAAATCTCAGCAATAATATGTTTCGCATCATTTGGCCAGCCCATCATAAACAACAATGCTTAAGAAAAGCTCAAGATTAAATCAGATGAACAAGAATGACACCCGAAAAAGGAAACTACATGTGCCTAAATATTCAATTTTATACCTGAAATTAAATGAGCCACTCTGTAGTGATAATATGCTTGATATATACAAGGTTCCTAGACTATGGAGAGCCGCTAAGGGGCAGAAGCTACCTCCCAATGGCTCAATTAAAACAACTAACAATTTTCATAGATGGTAGAAATCACAATATAAGATAAATAACAACATGAAACAATAAGATACACAAGGAAAACACAATTTAAATCAGCAACACCATTAAACAACAGGCATTTTGTTTAGTTGAACCCATGCAACAACAAGAATGCCCTCCACACTAATATTGACACAATAATGAGCCAAGCATCAGTTTTAAAAAGCTCGGTTTTAGAGACTTCAGTGATAATAATATCTCAGAAGCATCTCCTCGTTAACATCAAATGCTCGGCCTCCCATTACAATAAAGAAACTCAGGTCATACACAAACATCATCATGCTGCATCAACTCACTAAATTTCCATATATCTATTGCGATGATATGCTAAGCATCAGTTTTAAAAAGCTCGATTTTTTAGACATCAGAGACCCCAGAGGATCTCAGTCTATGTAATTGTTAACATCACCTGCAGCACGTCATCGCAACTGACAAGCTCTAGAAGCATCTCCTCGTTAACATCAAATGCTCGGCCTCCCATTACAATAAAGAAACTCAGGTCATACACAAACATCATCATGCTGCATCAACTCACTAAATTTCCATATATCTATTGCGATGATATGCTAAGCATCAGTTTTAAAAAGCTCGATTTTTTAGACATCAGAGACCCCAGAGGATCTCAGTCTATGTAATTGTTAACATCACCTGCAGCACATCATCGCAACTGACAGCTCTAGATATCCAACAAATACTACATTATAGTGGGAATAGCCAAGACAAGCGCAACAACCAGGCACAAGCAAACAAAGAACAACGTGAGGCGGTTAGGGGAAGGAAAGGAGAGGTCACCTTCGCCGCAGGGAGACTTCCTGGTGGTGATGTGGAGCACCTTGGTGGGCATGCGGACGGGGCCCTTCAACTTCAGCTCCTTGCCCTTGGCACCCTTCACCAGATCGCCGACAACTACTCATACCACACCACAAGGATGACGTGTCAGCTCGATCGAACCGAATGCCGCAGAAACAAAGGAAATGATATCAGCACACGGAGCCGGAACGGCGGGCGATCCTACCTTTCTCGAGGTTCTTGACGCTCCTGGAGGAGAGGGTGATGCGGATCCTGTGCTGCGCCTCCAGCAGGCCCGCCTCGTACCCCGCCTTGCCGGACTTCATTGGCGGCGCGTACGCCacgtcggccgccgccatcgctcgCGGGAGGAGAGGAGTGGGGTGGAGCGAGTAGAGGAGGTCGGGCGCTAGGGTTTCGCCTCGAGGAAGCcggaggggaggtggcggcggggagtgCTAGGTTTTGAGGAGCCCGCGGCGTCGGGGTTTATGTAGaggcgggaggtggaggagagacCAGCGCAGCCGTTGGATGTGGTCGAGAGGAGATCTGACCGTTGGATTGGAACTTGTTCGTTCGAAGCTAGCGTATGGTCGATGACACTGGGCCGTGATGAGCATCCGGACACCGGATCAGCCACTATTGTTGTCGAGTtcagaccttttttttttttaaagaatcgAGTTCAGACTTCAGTCATTCCCTCTAATTTGTTACGTTTTGGGCgtcaaatttgaatttctttACGAAAAAACAGTATCACCTTCATGTTGATATGGTtccctgcattgcatttttcCGGCAAGAGCATTTCCATGGTCAAAATATTGGTTATGTCTGTGCAAAACATACCTTCCTTGCTATTTTGTTCACTTGTTTCTTAACAGTAGCATGATTTCAAGCTTGAGATTCGGATGCTATTTTGTTTATAAAACCAAAAGAAGATCTAGATGCTGTTAAAACTTGTAGCAAGCAACGGAGATGAGGCCATTCTGCAAGCCAGGGCGTTCGGAGCAACTGCAGTGTTAATCTAGGAAAAAGGAATGAACTAAAGCACACACTGTTTGTTGCACCGGGACATAGGGTGCATTTGGTTGGTTATACCATTTGATTCATgcatgaaatgattcaaaataataatatttttttagttaGGTGAATTGTATCAACTcaggatgaagccatcccacctaatatattattttattaattagagtgaaccatatagTACAAGTAATTGGTTGAACCACACTATTCAGGACTGTCCATGTAGTGTGtagtgcatgcaaccaaacacactaaaactgaaaaaaaaacaaaagaaacaaaaaattacAAGAACAAAGGGCATCGTGAAGTAATCACCAATATTTAAACCGATCAAAATAGAAAGCATTGGCACGCATCCTCTCCGTATGAAGCTTTGGGCGAAAAACCTTGAAGCACAGTGCTCCTTTGCAGTTGGcatcaaagatcacaagctCCTGGCAGCTGTGATGACACTCCCCACGGTGATTCCATACTCCTCGAAGATCTTTTCACCAGGAGCACTCGCACCGAATCTGTCGATCCCAATAATCTTTCCCTTGGTCCCGACGTATTTCTGCCATCCAAGAGTACAACCTGCTTCAACACTAATTCTTGCAGTAACCGACTCCGGGAGAACACTCTCCTTGTATTCATCCGATTGTTCCTCAAAAAGTTCCCAGCAAACAAGTGACACAACACGAACCGCCTTCCCCTCCTTCCTTAACTCATCAGCAGCCTTGACAGCAATCTGCAATTCAGAACCGGTACTCAACATAATGAGGTCAGGTTTGTTCCCAGTTGAGTTGTCGGAGATGATGTACCCACCCTTCTCAACACCCTCAACCGAGGTACCAGGCAGGTGAGGAAGTTTTTGCATGGAGAGGGCGAGAACAGATGGCCTCTTCCTGTTGAGGACTGCAACTTTGTAAGCCCCAGCAGTCTCATTGCCATCTGCAGGACGGAGCACCAATATGTTGGGCATAGTTCGGAAGCTCATCAAGTGCTCAATGGGCTGATGGGTTGGACCATTTTTTCCCACACCAATAGAGTCATGGGTCATAATATGGATAACTCCAGCTTCAGACAAGGCTGAGACCCTCATGGCAGCTCTCATGTAATCAGAGAAAGCAAAATAGGTAGCACAATATGGAACGAGACCTGGACTGTGCAGAGCAATGCCGTTGCAAATGGCACCCATTCCATGCTCCCTGACTCCAAAACGGACATTGCGCTCCTCAGGTGTATCCCTCTGGAAGTCGCCAAACATTTTAAGTAGTGTCATGTTGGAGGGCGCAAGATCAGCACTACCTCCAAGAAGACCAGGCAACACTTTAGCAAGTGCATTCAAGCACTGCTGAGAGAGATTTCTGGTGGCATCTGCTGGGCTTGCCTGAGTGTATTTCTGGACAATCAATCAATCTAACATTAGAAACTCATCATCTGTATATATGAGCCCGAATAGCAGGAGTAGATCAAGCAATCTAAAATTAGAAACTCATCATATATCTCCATATGAGCTCTAATACTAGGAGCAGAAATGGCAATAAACTTACAGGAAGAACATCAACCCAATCAGCCGGCAGCTCCCCTGAGATGATAATTTTAAGAGTTGCTGCATCCTCTGGATACTTCTTTTCATACTCTGCGAACTTAGCATTCCAATCAGCCTCAAGCGCATCACCTTGTGGCACATGGTGGCTCCAATGGCTGCAACACTCCACGAAAGGAATTATAAGGCGGGTTCTATGGATTTTCACAATCTCTTTCAGAAAACTAGAACAAATGGTAGACATACCTCTTGACATCCTCCGGCACAAAGAATGGCTCATAGGGCCATCCAAGGTTGTGCCTTGTTGCTTCAACCTCTTTGGTGCCCAATGGACCTCCATGTGCACTGTATGAGTTAGCCTTGTTAGGAGATCCGAAACCAATTGTAGTGGTCACCTAGAAGGAATACGTCTTGGATAATAAATATGATAAAATCTAGAGCAAATAC
It includes:
- the LOC101763104 gene encoding 3-phosphoshikimate 1-carboxyvinyltransferase 2, with translation MAAMASRAAAATASLDLAAAPALSRRCHRPTSARPSAAAAAARGLRMRGAARVVVAAAAAAAAPAKAGAEEVVLQPIREISGTVKLPGSKSLSNRILLLSALAEGTTVVDNLLDSEDVHYMLGALKALGLSVEADKAAKRAVVAGCGGKFPVEKDAKEEVQLFLGNAGTAMRPLTAAVTAAGGNATYVLDGVPRMRERPIGDLVVGLKQLGADVDCFLGTDCPPVRVKGIGGLPGGKVKLSGSISSQYLSALLMAAPLALGDVEIEIIDKLISIPYVDMTLRLMERFGVKAEHSDNWDRFYIKGGQKYKSPKNAYVEGDASSASYFLAGAAITGGTVTVEGCGTTSLQGDVKFAEVLEKMGAKVTWTETSVTVTGPPREPFGRKHLKAIDVNMNKMPDVAMTLAVVALFADGPTAIRDVASWRVKETERMVAIRTELTKLGASVEEGPDYCIITPPEKLNVTAIDTYDDHRMAMAFSLAACAEVPVTIRDPGCTRKTFPDYFDVLSTFVKN
- the LOC101763911 gene encoding transketolase, chloroplastic, which translates into the protein MTVHSIAGAYTTIGSHFSSVPCGRAPAEHIGLRHLSALSSCSLHSPLFSHCSPVSSPSTKCAVHAIAIETLERNAASGQLLEKCVNTIRFLAIDAVENAKSGHAGMPMGCAALGHILYDEVMRYNPKNPYWFNRDRFVLSAGHGCVLQYALLYLAGYDSISEHELKQLGQWGSRTPGHPESFLTAGVEVTTGPLGQGIANAVGLALAEKHLAARFNKPGSEIVDHYTYVILGDGCQMEGISNEACSLAGHWGLGKLIAFYDDNHISVDGDTGIAFTEDVSARFEALGWHTIWVKNGNTGYDDIREAIKQAKAVTDRPTLIKVTTTIGFGSPNKANSYSAHGGPLGTKEVEATRHNLGWPYEPFFVPEDVKSHWSHHVPQGDALEADWNAKFAEYEKKYPEDAATLKIIISGELPADWVDVLPKYTQASPADATRNLSQQCLNALAKVLPGLLGGSADLAPSNMTLLKMFGDFQRDTPEERNVRFGVREHGMGAICNGIALHSPGLVPYCATYFAFSDYMRAAMRVSALSEAGVIHIMTHDSIGVGKNGPTHQPIEHLMSFRTMPNILVLRPADGNETAGAYKVAVLNRKRPSVLALSMQKLPHLPGTSVEGVEKGGYIISDNSTGNKPDLIMLSTGSELQIAVKAADELRKEGKAVRVVSLVCWELFEEQSDEYKESVLPESVTARISVEAGCTLGWQKYVGTKGKIIGIDRFGASAPGEKIFEEYGITVGSVITAARSL
- the LOC101763507 gene encoding 40S ribosomal protein S20, with product MAAADVAYAPPMKSGKAGYEAGLLEAQHRIRITLSSRSVKNLEKVVGDLVKGAKGKELKLKGPVRMPTKVLHITTRKSPCGEGTNTWDRFEMRIHKRVIDLVSTPDVVKQITSITIEPGVEVEVTISEA